A window from Hemibagrus wyckioides isolate EC202008001 linkage group LG19, SWU_Hwy_1.0, whole genome shotgun sequence encodes these proteins:
- the depdc4 gene encoding DEP domain-containing protein 4: protein MAVDLTPRFRRLNSQTRCFNEKKLPTVTGPFRATQLWQNIIEALQTQVEVRRHRQNLRVHKDCFTGSDAVDVVLSHLMQNIYFCTSDVTRLKAVRLCQALMDARVFEPVGVKLFRRDKELVFEDSGCSLYRFLDSDAVPGSAKRSCDMENETPVKEDGKKKKSSRFDDLKTISNPLALGSSDRRVERILKTINLQPSMPSGLNRVGLSTTYLSKQVVQEVWKQQTLLQLLQLVEVPVLDSILTSPSKPAPLRMRLLRNHDLVISNTCVDREVSQVLNLPELDSWLMAAADCLELFPDEVIVATGEQLFQVHAVESDERLGAYKKLLFDAIAKYYNSQERVPLLAGRYMDIHSGILKLQDSGRTDDALKASQLCLRLLDASSRDELRRLLTFMAEAADPKAFQLHKTMENRALISRTFMKAVLQSKDASRTECEQLLLFLMDHHLLLFKTPVSLIEAVTKALQTLQQGRDPDNVALFAFCQQMSTQQFEEQREKNTFESLKQLIEHITLSNHLSIKQRRRLIKEFQKHHPAVFLHHFSSTF from the exons ATGGCGGTGGATTTGACTCCGAGATTTAGAAGGCTGAATAGTCAAACGAGATGTTTTAACGAGAAGAAACTTCCTAcag TGACAGGACCGTTTAGAGCCACACAGTTGTGGCAAAACATCATAGAGGCCTTACAGACACAGGTAGAGGTCCGACGTCACCGGCAGAACTTGCGAGTACACAAAGATTGCTTCACTGGCTCTGATGCTGTCGACGTGGTTCTCAGCCACCTCATGCAGAACATCTATTTCTGCACCAGTGACGTGACCCGCCTCAAAGCTGTCAGGCTTTGCCAGGCCCTCATGGATGCCCGGGTGTTCGAACCTGTTGGGGTGAAACTCTTTCGCAGGGATAAAGAGCTGGTCTTTGAGGACTCTGGCTGCAGTCTTTACCGCTTTCTGGATTCTGACGCTGTTCCAGGATCAGCTAAGCGCAGCTGTGATATGGAGAATGAAACACCTGTGAAAGAAgatgggaagaagaagaagagctccAG GTTTGATGATTTGAAGACCATCTCCAACCCCTTGGCACTGGGGTCCTCAGACAGAAGGGTGGAGAGAATACTGAAAACCATTAACCTCCAGCCATCAATGCCTTCTGGCCTGAATCGGGTCGGTTTATCTACTACCTACCTCTCAAAGCAAG TGGTACAGGAAGTCTGGAAACAACAAACCCTCCTCCAGCTGTTGCAGCTTGTGGAGGTGCCTGTGTTAGACAGCATCCTGACATCACCCTCAAAACCCGCTCCTCTTCGCATGCGTTTGCTGAGGAACCATGATCTGGTCATCTCTAACACCTGTGTGGACCGGGAAGTGTCCCAGGTCCTCAACCTGCCAGA ACTGGACTCGTGGCTGATGGCGGCTGCAGACTGTCTGGAGCTGTTTCCAGATGAGGTGATAGTAGCGACAGGAGAGCAGCTGTTTCAGGTCCACGCTGTGGAAAGTGATGAGAGGCTGGGAGCCTACAAGAAACTATTATTTGATGCCATAGCCAAGTACTACAACAGTCAGGAGAGAGTTCCCCTGCTGGCTGGACGTTACATGGACATCCATTCAGGCATCCTGAAACTACAAG actcaGGTAGGACTGACGACGCTCTCAAGGCGTCTCAGCTGTGTCTACGTCTCCTGGATGCCAGCTCCAGAGATGAGCTGCGCCGACTCCTGACCTTCATGGCTGAAGCTGCAGACCCCAAGGCCTTCCAGCTACACAAAACA ATGGAGAACAGGGCCCTGATCAGCAGGACGTTCATGAAGGCTGTGCTTCAGAGTAAAGATGCGTCTCGTACCGAGTGTGAGCAGCTCCTACTGTTTCTCATGGACCACCATTTACTTCTGTTCAAG ACCCCGGTGTCTCTGATCGAGGCGGTGACGAAGGCCTTGCAAACCCTGCAGCAAGGGCGGGATCCAGATAATGTAGCAT TGTTCGCGTTCTGTCAGCAGATGTCGACCCAGCAGTTTGAGGAACAACGAGAAAAGAACACCTTCGAGAGCTTGAAACAGCTCATCGAGCATATTACACTCAGCAACCATCTGTCAATCAAACAGAGGAGGCGGCTCATCAAGGAGTTTCAGAAGCACCACCCAGCAGTGTTTCTCCACCATTTCTCCTCCACCTTCTAG